DNA sequence from the Nocardioides jiangxiensis genome:
GGCCGGCGATCAGGTCCTCGATCTTGCCGCCGATCAGCGGGATGCCGACCTTGACGGTCAGGTCGACCGTCTGGACCACGTCGTCGCCGTTCTGGGCGAGCGTGATGCTGCCCTTCATGTCGCCGGGCTTGCCCGGGATCGTGATGAGCACGTCTGCCGCGTGACCGCGCCACGCCTCGTGCTGCACGATCGGGATCTCCTCGCCCACCAGCTTCTTGGCGAACGACGGAACGCGCTCGGTGCCGTGGGCGTACTCGAAGGTCACGTCGTTTCCGCCGGGGGCGGGGGACACGGCGAGGCTGCTCCGGATCGCGTGCTGGTACGACGCCACGGCCGCACGGAACTCCGGGTCGATGGCCAGCGCGGCGACTGCGTCGACTGTCGTGCCCGGATAGGTCAAGGTCTCGTGGATGCTCTTCGCCATGGCGCGACCTTAGCGGGCTATGTTGAAGACGTGCCTCGCCACGACAGCACACCCGACGTACTCCTGCAGGCCTACTTCCGGCACATCGCGCCGGAAGACCTGGCGGACCGCTTGCCCGATGACCTGGCCGGCGCCCTCGCCAGTCATCGCAAGCTCGCGAGCCTGCGTGCGTCCGGGACGGTGGTGGTGCGCGTGCACACGCCGCGGGCAGCGGTGCAGGGCTGGGAGGCGCACGGGCACACGGTGGTCGAGGTCGTCACGGAGGACATGCCGTTCCTGGTCGACTCGGTGCTGATGGCACTGGCCCGGGAGGGCCACGACGTCCATCTCGTCGTCCACCCGCGATTCGACGTCATGCGCACTGCCGAAGGCGCTCTCCTCTCGGTGGAGCCGGCGGACGAGCGCGTACCGCCGGGGGACGGCTGGACGCGTGAGTCCTGGATGCACGTGGAAGTGGACCGGCTTCCCGAGGGCCGCGACATCGCGGCCGACTTCGAGACCTCGATCCGACAGGTGCTGGACGACGTCCGCAGCGCCGTTCATGACTGGCAGGCGATGCGGGCGAAGGTCCTGGCGATCGCCGACGACCTGGAGAGTTCTCCTCCGCCGCTTCCGGCTCCCGAGCTCGAGCAGGGCACCGGCCTCCTGCGGTGGCTCGCCGACGATCACTTCACCTTCCTCGGCTATCGCGAGTACGACCTCCTCGACGACGACTCTCTCCAGCCTGTGGCTGGGTCGGGTCTCGGCATCCTGCGTGGCCGGGGCGAGGCGTCAGCGGCGTCGTTCGCCCGGCTTCCGCCCCACGTGCGGGCGCACGCACGCGAGCAGACGCTTCTGGTCCTGGCGAAGGCGAACTCCCGGGCGACGGTGCACCGGTCGGCGTACCTCGACTACGTCGGCGTGAAGCGCTTCGACGCGGAGGGCGTGGTGACAGGGGAGCGGCGGTTCCTCGGCCTGTGGTCGTCGGCGGCGTACACGGAGTCCCTACGAAGGATCCCGTTGCTGTCGGAGAAGGCCGACGCGGTGCTTGCTGCAGCGGGCCTCGACCCGCTGAGCCATGCCGGCAAGGCACTGGTGGAGATCCTGGAGGACTACCCCCGCGACGAGCTGCTCACCGTGCCGGTCGAGGACCTGGTCAAGGTGGCGGAGGCGGTGCTGCAGGCGCGAGAACGCCGGCGGCTACGGCTCTTCGTGCGTCCTGACACGTACCGGCGCTACCTGACCTGCCTGGTCTACGTGCCGCGCGACCGATACAGCACCTCCGTGCGTGAGCGCTTCGCGGCGATCCTGCGTGATCGCCTCGGAGCGTCGACGGTCGAGTACTCCGCGCGGGTGGGGGAGTCGCCCCTGGCGCAGGTGCACTTCGTCGTCCGTCCGGAGAACGCCGAGGCCGTGCCCGAGGTCGATGTGGCTGCGCTCGAGCACGAGCTCGTCGAGGCGGCTCGCTCGTGGTCCGACGACTTCGTCGGCGCGGTCACGGTCGAGTTCGGAGAGTCGGAGGCAGCGCGCCTCGTCCGCGCCTACCGGGGCGCGTTCCCGCCGGCGTACGTCGAGGAGTTCTCGCCGCGCGCCGCTGCGGTCGACGTACGCCGGATCGAGGCGATTCAGGGCGAGGCAGGTGTCGACGTCGCCATGTCCGAGCGGGTGGACGCGCCTGCCGACGAGGTGCGGCTCTCCATCTACCGGGTCGGGGAACCCCTGACGCTGACGGCGGCGCTCCCCATGCTCGCCTCGCTGGGCGTCGAGGTGGTCGACGAGCGGCCGCACGAGCTGGAGGGCCTGGCCCGGCCGACGTGGATCTATGAGTTCGGTCTGCGCGCTCCGTCCCCGGTCGGGGAGTCGGACCTGGCTCCCCTGGAGGAGCTGCTGCGGGCGATCCTCGCCGGGGAGTGCGAGGTCGACGGCTTCAACGCGCTCGTACTCGGCGCGGGCCTGCACTGGCGGCAGGCGGCGGTGCTGCGGGCCTATGCGCGCTACCTGAAGCAGGCGGGGACACCGTTCAGCCTGGAGTCGATCGAGGAGGCGCTGCGGGAGAACGTGGCGCTGACCCGGCTCGTGGTGGGCCTCTTCGAGGCGCGGTTCGACCCCGACGCCGACGCGGAGGGGCGCTCCCAGAAGGAGGAACGGCTCCGGGAGCAGATCGTCAGCGGCCTCGATGACGTCGTCCGGCTCGACCACGACCGGATCCTGAGGTCCTACCTGGCGCTGGTCAGCGCGACGCTCCGGACGAATCACTTCATGGTGGGCGTCGACGGGCGGCCGCGTGCCTGCCTCGCCCTGAAGCTGGACCCCGGCCAGGTGCCGGACCTGCCGGCTCCCCGGCCGCAGTTCGAGATCTTCGTGCACTCTCCGCGTGTGGAGGGCGTGCACCTGCGCTTCGGAGCCGTGGCCCGCGGCGGGCTCCGGTGGTCGGACCGCCGTGACGACTACCGCACCGAGGTCCTCGGCCTGGTCAAGGCGCAGATGGTGAAGAACACCGTCATCGTGCCGGTGGGTGCCAAGGGCGGCTTCTACGCGAAGCACCTGCCCGACCCGGCCGACCGTGAGGCATGGCTGGCCGAAGGGATCGCCTGCTACCGCACCTTCATCGCCGGCCTCCTGGACCTGACCGACAACATGGTCTCCGGTGAAGTCGTGCCACCGGCGCGCGTGGTGCGCCACGACGGTGACGACGCCTACCTCGTGGTGGCTGCCGACAAGGGGACGGCGACGTTCTCCGACATCGCCAACGAGGTGGCGGCAGGCTACGGATTCTGGCTGGGTGATGCGTTCGCGTCGGGTGGCTCGGCCGGCTACGACCACAAGGCCATGGGTATCACCGCCCGTGGTGCCTGGGTCTCGGTGCAGCGGCACTTCCGGGAGATGGGAGTCGACTGCCAGAACGAGGAGTTCACCTGCGTGGGCATCGGCGACATGTCCGGAGACGTCTTCGGCAACGGCCTGCTGAGCTCGCGAACCACGCGGCTGGTGGCGGCGTTCGACCACCGCGACATCTTCCTCGACCCGGACCCCGACCCGTCCACGTCGTACGACGAGCGTGCGCGCCTGTTCGCGCTCCCGCGGTCCTCCTGGCAGGACTACGACCGGAAGCTCATCTCGGCCGGCGGCGGCGTGTGGTCGCGGCAGGCCAAGCAGGTGCCCGTCTCGCCCGAGGTGGCGGCCGTGCTCGGGCTCGATCCGGCCACCGGCTCGCTGCCTCCCAACGACCTGCTGCGCGCGATCCTCGCTGCGCCCGTCGACCTCCTGTGGAACGGCGGCATCGGGACGTACGTGAAGGGCGCCGCCGAGTCGCACGCGGACGTCGGGGACAAGGCCAACGACGCCATCCGGATCAACGGCGCCGAGCTCCGCGTGCGCTGCGTGGGGGAGGGCGGCAACCTCGGCCTGACCCAGCTCGGCCGGATCGAGTACGCCGCGGCCGGTGGCCGGATCAACACGGACTTCATCGACAACTCGGCCGGCGTCGACACCTCGGACCGCGAGGTCAACCTCAAGATCCTGCTCGACGCGGCGGTCGACGACGGCGACCTCACCGGCAAGCAGCGCAACGCGCTCCTGGCGTCGATGACGGACGAGGTCGCTGCGTTGGTGCTGCGGGACAACTACGAGCAGAACCTGGCGCTGGCCAACGCCCTGGCGACCGCGCCGGCCCTGCTGCACGTGCACGAGTCCTGGCTCCAGGCGCTCGAACAGCGACGTGCGGTCGACCGTGAGCTGGAGGGACTGCCGGCGGCGGCGGAGGTGCGGCGTCGGCAAGAGCAGGGGGAGGGGCTCACCGCTCCCGAGCTGGCGGTCATGCTCTCCTGGACCAAGATCGTGCTCGCCCGCGAGCTGCTCGAGTCCGACCTGCCCGACGACCCGTTCCTCCGGAGCGACCTCTACGCCTACTTCCCCTCGCAGGTGCGGCAGGAGTACCGGCAGCGGATCCTTCGGCACCCGCTCCGGCGGGAGATCATCGTGACGCAGGTGGTCAACGACCTGGTCAACGGAGCCGGCATCACCTTCTGGCACCGTCTCTCGGAGGAGACGTCAGCGAGCGCCCCGGACCTCGCGCGCGCGAACTTCGTGGCGCGCGAGATCTTCGCCTCGCTCGCGCTGCGCGAACGGATCGCGGCCGAGGACAACCGTCTCGATGCGAGCGTGCAGACCACGATGCGCATCGAGATGCGCACGCTCGTCGAGCGAGCCTCCCGCTGGCTGGTCACCAACCGCCGTTCGCCGCTGGCGAGTGAGGAGATCGTCGACTACTTCGGCGAGGCCGTGCAGCGCCTGATGGACTACCTGCCCGGGCTGCTCGGCGGACGGGAGCGCGAGGGCTTCGAGGCACGCCGGGACGACCTGCTGGCCCACGGGGTCGACGAGGCCCTGGCGACCCGGGTGGCGGTGCTCCAGCCGGCGTACGTGCTGCTGGGAGTCGTCGAGACGGCCGAACGGGAGCAGGTCGACCCGCTCGACGTGGCCCGCGTCCACTTCGCCCTGGGGGAGAGGCTCGGCCTGTCCTCCGTCGTACGCCGGGTGCAGGCGCTCCCGCGTCGCGACCGATGGGAGGCGCTGGCGCGGGCCGCTGTGCGCGACGATCTCCATGCCGTCCACGCCGCGCTGACCGAGCAGGTCCTCCAGTCCACCCCGGCTGAGGAGCCGGCACCGTTGCGGGTGGCGCTCTGGGAAGAGCGCGACGCCGGGCGGGTGCAGCGGGCCGCACAGACGCTGGAGGAGATCTGTGTCGACGAGTCGGCCGACCTGGCCCGGGTCGCGGTCGGGCTCCGCGTGGTGCGTGGCCTGGTCACGTGACTTGACCGATCGGTCAGACGTAGCATGGGCTTCATGCTCCTCTTCCAGGGTCCCCGCGCGGTCGCCGCTCGCGTCGTACGCCGGGTGGCCGGCCTGCCCAGCCCGCTCGCCGGGCGCACCGTGCTCGTCACCGGCGCTTCCTCCGGCATCGGTCGGGCCACTGCCGTGGCTGTGGCCGACCGGGGGGCGCGGGTGCTCCTCGTCGCGCGGCGTGTCGCCGAGCTCGAGGCCGTGCGCGACGAGATCGAGGACGCCGGCGGCGTCGCCGAGGTCTTTCCATGCGACCTCACCGACGGTGACGCGATCGACAAGCTCGTCAAGGACGTGCTCGCCGCCCACGGCGCGGTGGACTACCTGGTCAACAACGCCGGCCGCTCGATCCGCCGGTCGCTCGACCTGAGCTATGACCGGTTCCATGACATCGAGCGCACCATGGCGATCAACTACATGGGGCCGGTCCGGCTGACCATGGGACTGCTGCCGGCGATGCGTGCGCAGAAGTTCGGCCACGTGGTCAACATCGTCACCTGGGGCATCCAGATCAAGGCGCCGAAGTTCGCGGCGTACATCGCCTCGAAGACCGCGCTCGACACGTTCTCGCGGATCGCCGGGCGGGAGGCGTTCTTCGACAACGTGACCTTCACGAACATGAGGTTCTCGCTGGTCAGCACGCCGATGGTGGCGCCGACCGAGGCGTACAGCGGGCACGGCGAGACGCCGGAACACGCTGCGGAGCGCGTCGTCCGCGCCCTGGAGGACCGGCCGCTCACGGTCAACACCCGCGTCGCCGGCGTCCTCGAGGTGGCGAACGTCGTCGCGCCGCGTGCCACGGACTTCGCGATGGCTCTGGCACACCGCGCGTTCAAGGACTCCGCCGCGGCGCGGGGGAAGACGCCGTCGGCCTAGGCCTGGCCCTCGGCCGGTGTGACGGCGACGGGCCTCGGGCCGATCCGGATCCGGCCCTGCGCGATGGCGACACCGAGCAGGATGACGGCTCCGCCCACCGGCTGGTACCAGTGCGGCTCCTCGCCGAGGACGACCATGCCGACCGCGATGGCGAACAGCGGGCTCAGGTAGGTCACGTACGACGCCGTCGAGCCGCCGACCCAGCGGATGTTGCGCGCGTGGATGGCCAGGGCGATGCCGGTGCCGACGGCACCGAGCGTGAGCACGGAGGCGACCACCTCCGGCGAGAGGTCCCACGGCGCCGGCGGTACACCGGCGACGAAGGGCGCCACGACCGCGAGTGCGGCGGTCGCCCACAGGAGCTGGCCGGCGCTGACCGCGAGGTCGGAGTCGACGCGCGGGGCGACGTAGCGGTGCTGGTAGGGGATCGCGATGCCGTAGCACGAGGCTGCGGCGAAGCAGAGCATCTGCCCGGTGAACCCGCTGCCGCTGAGGCCGTGCCATGCCCCGAGCACGACGAGCGTGCCGCCGAACCCCAGCACCAGGCCGACGACCTTCGCCAGCGAGAACCGCTCGGTCCGGAACAGCAGGACGGCAGCCGGGAGGGTGACGAGCGGCGTGGTGCCGTTCCAGATCCCGGCGAGCAGGCTGGGGATGCGCTGCTCGCCGAAGCCGAAGAGCGTGAAGGCGAACGCGATGAGGAGGCCGGGGACGGCGAGGTGGAGCCACGTGACCACGTCGCGCGGTAGCCGGTGTCCGGTGAAGGCCATCAGCACCAGCACCGCGATGGCGCCCGACGAGACGCGGCCGAGTGTCACGTAGGCGGGATGCAGCTCGCGGACCCCGACGCTGATGAAGAGGAAGCTGCAGCCCCAGATCGCCGCGAGGCCGATCAGCCAGGGGAGCCAGACGCGGACAGGAGGCTGCTCGGTGGTCACCCGGTCAGCATGGCGCCGACTGGCTGACGCGTCACCTGATTTCGGGCCGGCCCGGTCGATCGTGGCCGGACCGTGACGTGCGGCGCGGAGGCGCCGGTCAGCCGGCCTTCTCCCCGCGCGCCTGCTTGGCCGCCTCGACCGACTGCTGGAGGGCCGCGAGCAGGTCGACGACCTCGCCGGCGGACTTGGTGGAGGTCTCGGTGCGCTGCACCTCGCCGCCCTCGATCTTTGCCTTGACCAGGGCCTCGACCGCCTCGGCGTAGTCGTCCTCGAGCTCGCTCGGGTCGAAGTCGCCGGCGAGCGTCTCGACGAGCATGCGGGCCATCTTGACCTCGGCGTCCTTGACCTCGCCGGCCTCGACGGAGAAGTCGGGGGTGCGGATCTCGTCGGGCCACATGAGGGTCTGCAGCACGATCACGTCGCCGGCTTCGGTCTCGCGGACCCGGAGGACAGCGGGGGCGGTGCGTTGGCGCAGCGCGACCGTCACCACCGCGACCCGG
Encoded proteins:
- a CDS encoding DUF2505 domain-containing protein; translation: MAKSIHETLTYPGTTVDAVAALAIDPEFRAAVASYQHAIRSSLAVSPAPGGNDVTFEYAHGTERVPSFAKKLVGEEIPIVQHEAWRGHAADVLITIPGKPGDMKGSITLAQNGDDVVQTVDLTVKVGIPLIGGKIEDLIAGLLAKAARAENRVGVKWLAGDRNA
- a CDS encoding NAD-glutamate dehydrogenase produces the protein MPRHDSTPDVLLQAYFRHIAPEDLADRLPDDLAGALASHRKLASLRASGTVVVRVHTPRAAVQGWEAHGHTVVEVVTEDMPFLVDSVLMALAREGHDVHLVVHPRFDVMRTAEGALLSVEPADERVPPGDGWTRESWMHVEVDRLPEGRDIAADFETSIRQVLDDVRSAVHDWQAMRAKVLAIADDLESSPPPLPAPELEQGTGLLRWLADDHFTFLGYREYDLLDDDSLQPVAGSGLGILRGRGEASAASFARLPPHVRAHAREQTLLVLAKANSRATVHRSAYLDYVGVKRFDAEGVVTGERRFLGLWSSAAYTESLRRIPLLSEKADAVLAAAGLDPLSHAGKALVEILEDYPRDELLTVPVEDLVKVAEAVLQARERRRLRLFVRPDTYRRYLTCLVYVPRDRYSTSVRERFAAILRDRLGASTVEYSARVGESPLAQVHFVVRPENAEAVPEVDVAALEHELVEAARSWSDDFVGAVTVEFGESEAARLVRAYRGAFPPAYVEEFSPRAAAVDVRRIEAIQGEAGVDVAMSERVDAPADEVRLSIYRVGEPLTLTAALPMLASLGVEVVDERPHELEGLARPTWIYEFGLRAPSPVGESDLAPLEELLRAILAGECEVDGFNALVLGAGLHWRQAAVLRAYARYLKQAGTPFSLESIEEALRENVALTRLVVGLFEARFDPDADAEGRSQKEERLREQIVSGLDDVVRLDHDRILRSYLALVSATLRTNHFMVGVDGRPRACLALKLDPGQVPDLPAPRPQFEIFVHSPRVEGVHLRFGAVARGGLRWSDRRDDYRTEVLGLVKAQMVKNTVIVPVGAKGGFYAKHLPDPADREAWLAEGIACYRTFIAGLLDLTDNMVSGEVVPPARVVRHDGDDAYLVVAADKGTATFSDIANEVAAGYGFWLGDAFASGGSAGYDHKAMGITARGAWVSVQRHFREMGVDCQNEEFTCVGIGDMSGDVFGNGLLSSRTTRLVAAFDHRDIFLDPDPDPSTSYDERARLFALPRSSWQDYDRKLISAGGGVWSRQAKQVPVSPEVAAVLGLDPATGSLPPNDLLRAILAAPVDLLWNGGIGTYVKGAAESHADVGDKANDAIRINGAELRVRCVGEGGNLGLTQLGRIEYAAAGGRINTDFIDNSAGVDTSDREVNLKILLDAAVDDGDLTGKQRNALLASMTDEVAALVLRDNYEQNLALANALATAPALLHVHESWLQALEQRRAVDRELEGLPAAAEVRRRQEQGEGLTAPELAVMLSWTKIVLARELLESDLPDDPFLRSDLYAYFPSQVRQEYRQRILRHPLRREIIVTQVVNDLVNGAGITFWHRLSEETSASAPDLARANFVAREIFASLALRERIAAEDNRLDASVQTTMRIEMRTLVERASRWLVTNRRSPLASEEIVDYFGEAVQRLMDYLPGLLGGREREGFEARRDDLLAHGVDEALATRVAVLQPAYVLLGVVETAEREQVDPLDVARVHFALGERLGLSSVVRRVQALPRRDRWEALARAAVRDDLHAVHAALTEQVLQSTPAEEPAPLRVALWEERDAGRVQRAAQTLEEICVDESADLARVAVGLRVVRGLVT
- a CDS encoding SDR family NAD(P)-dependent oxidoreductase, encoding MLLFQGPRAVAARVVRRVAGLPSPLAGRTVLVTGASSGIGRATAVAVADRGARVLLVARRVAELEAVRDEIEDAGGVAEVFPCDLTDGDAIDKLVKDVLAAHGAVDYLVNNAGRSIRRSLDLSYDRFHDIERTMAINYMGPVRLTMGLLPAMRAQKFGHVVNIVTWGIQIKAPKFAAYIASKTALDTFSRIAGREAFFDNVTFTNMRFSLVSTPMVAPTEAYSGHGETPEHAAERVVRALEDRPLTVNTRVAGVLEVANVVAPRATDFAMALAHRAFKDSAAARGKTPSA
- a CDS encoding DMT family transporter, with the protein product MTTEQPPVRVWLPWLIGLAAIWGCSFLFISVGVRELHPAYVTLGRVSSGAIAVLVLMAFTGHRLPRDVVTWLHLAVPGLLIAFAFTLFGFGEQRIPSLLAGIWNGTTPLVTLPAAVLLFRTERFSLAKVVGLVLGFGGTLVVLGAWHGLSGSGFTGQMLCFAAASCYGIAIPYQHRYVAPRVDSDLAVSAGQLLWATAALAVVAPFVAGVPPAPWDLSPEVVASVLTLGAVGTGIALAIHARNIRWVGGSTASYVTYLSPLFAIAVGMVVLGEEPHWYQPVGGAVILLGVAIAQGRIRIGPRPVAVTPAEGQA
- a CDS encoding non-homologous end joining protein Ku, whose amino-acid sequence is MRAIWKGAVSFGLVSVPVKLYSATESHDVSFRQVHAKDGGRIRYQRICSLDGEEVPYADIAKGYETEDGEMVILSDDDLRELPVTASREIAVEKFVPSEQIDPLMFEKSYYLEPEKTGAKPYALLRQALQESDRVAVVTVALRQRTAPAVLRVRETEAGDVIVLQTLMWPDEIRTPDFSVEAGEVKDAEVKMARMLVETLAGDFDPSELEDDYAEAVEALVKAKIEGGEVQRTETSTKSAGEVVDLLAALQQSVEAAKQARGEKAG